In Prunus dulcis chromosome 1, ALMONDv2, whole genome shotgun sequence, the following are encoded in one genomic region:
- the LOC117614965 gene encoding uncharacterized protein LOC117614965, which yields MGSSIILRYTLVSMMVILALRTPEIQGQSIPSANFAPPQVQAESKLIQANNASEPMRQSDNTVRVDPLDNFNKYRGGFNLTNKHYWSSTVFTGVHGYALGVLWLLCGILYGCFLLATRLCCKNRKRGKLKKRQLCHKQCYLWQWHIFLAIFFTLFAIVAFGLVLGGNARFHSQAKSVVNIIITTADEASGTIYNTTGAMKEMRNNLDSTGNTEVSSFLTSTSQKLDTGAADIERQAKKNRRLIDKGLKIVYIVTTVAISLNLVAVIALSVSGFLKLQRLVYMLIILCWFLTVLCWIFFGLYFFLAEFSSDTCTALENFQQNPNNNSLSSILPCDELLSAKSVLNDVGAGIYSLVKVVNANISSTQGTSSQSIEYVCNPFSEPPEYNYQPENCPANSVRIGDIPEVLRELSCSDASNGSCENGVFISDSDYKLVELYTSSIQNLLNSYPGMESLVECQTVKDAFSEILVKHCKSLKRYVKMVWAAMVFLATLMALLVLLWTTQANHEQNHHLADGFVNPHSAAVIKLELSIATGLKKNPNPSIV from the exons ATGGGCAGCTCAATAATTCTCAGGTACACCCTAGTTTCCATGATGGTGATTTTAGCCTTGAGGACACCAGAAATACAAGGACAATCCATTCCATCCGCTAACTTTGCACCCCCACAAGTCCAAGCAG AGAGCAAATTGATTCAGGCAAACAATGCATCAGAGCCCATGAGACAGTCAGATAACACTGTGAGAGTGGATCCCTTAGATAATTTCAACAAATACAGAGGAGGATTTAACCTTACCAACAAGCATTACTGGAGT TCAACTGTATTTACTGGAGTTCATGGATATGCACTTGGGGTGCTGTGGCTTTTGTGTGGAATTTTATATGGGTGCTTCCTTTTAGCAACCAGACTTTGTTGTAAAAATAGGAAGAGGGGAAAGCTGAAGAAAAGACAACTTTGTCATAAGCAGTGTTACCTCTGGCAGTGGCACATTTTCCTTGCCATATTCTTTACACTCTTTGCAAT AGTGGCATTTGGATTAGTTTTAGGGGGCAACGCGAGATTTCATTCGCAAGCAAAATCTGTGGTGAACATTATCATAACCACTGCAGACGAAGCATCAGGAACCATATACAACACAACAGGAGCAATGAAAGAAATGAGAAACAACTTAGATTCAACTGGAAATACTGAGGTTTCAAGCTTCCTCACCTCCACATCCCAGAAACTTGATACTGGAGCTGCAGATATAGAAAGGCAGGCTAAGAAGAACAGGCGTCTGATTGACAAGGGTCTCAAGATAGT GTATATAGTAACCACAGTGGCTATTTCCTTGAATTTGGTTGCAGTGATTGCTCTGTCAG TGTCTGGATTTTTGAAATTACAACGGCTAGTTTACAT GCTCATTATACTATGCTGGTTCTTAACTGTTTTGTGCTGGATATTCTTTGGGCTGTATTTCTTCTTAGCAGA GTTTTCAAGTGACACATGCACAGCTCTTGAAAATTTCCAACAGAATCCCAACAACAACAGCTTGAGCTCAATCCTCCCCTGTGATGAATTGCTTTCAGCAAAATCAGTCCTAAATGATGTTGGTGCGGGGATCTACAGCCTTGTTAAAGTG GTGAATGCAAACATATCATCAACACAAGGAACATCATCTCAAAGTATAGAATATGTATGCAATCCCTTCTCAGAACCACCAGAGTACAATTACCAGCCAGAAAACTGTCCGGCTAATTCAGTACGAATCGGAGACATCCCAGAG GTCTTGAGGGAACTTAGTTGTTCAGATGCAAGCAATGGAAGCTGCGAAAATGGAGTGTTCATATCGGACAGCGATTACAAACTGGTGGAGCTTTACACAAGTTCCATACAAAATCTACTAAATTCATACCCGGGAATGGAAAGTCTAGTAGAATGTCAGACAGTGAAGGATGCTTTCTCTGAAATCCTTGTCAAACACTGCAAATCTTTGAAGCGATACGTTAAGATGGTTTGGGCGGCAATGGTCTTTCTTGCAACACTAATGGCGCTCTTGGTTCTGTTGTGGACAACACAAGCCAATCATGAGCAGAACCATCATTTGGCAGATGGTTTTGTGAACCCCCATTCTGCAGCAGTAATTAAGCTGGAGTTGAGCATAGCTACAGGACTTAAAAAGAACCCAAATCCTAGCATAGTTTAG
- the LOC117615615 gene encoding uncharacterized protein LOC117615615 yields the protein MNNCFAWKAHLEELVREGHCMKFIAKQAIQRIEDRDISKEPPKKVIRINTILADSKESGLTSKEKKRKIKQATMISQISTDLPPVEDDPMISFQKKDLIGLDMPHNDAFVISIQIAQAMVDRIYADECSAANILQLVVIQQMGLETKINKLARSLTDFNGATTVTVGTIDLDVYSPPVISSQIFMVINEVSPYNGILDRPWIGKINAITSATHQKIRYPILGGGVGQINSDQAMARKCSAQRLKKSKHVHFLPVSQVDLKEVEQLNLASL from the coding sequence ATGAACAACTGCTTCGCTTGGAAAGCGCATCTTGAAGAACTCGTGAGAGAAGGTCACTGCATGAAATTCATTGCGAAGCAGGCCATCCAGCGAATTGAAGATCGTGACATATCCAAGGAGCCACCCAAGaaggtcataaggattaacacaATCCTAGCCGACTCCAAGGAGTCTGGGTTGACCAgtaaggaaaagaagaggaagatcaaacAGGCCACTATGATCTCCCAAATCTCGACCGACCTTCCACCAGTAGAAGACGATCCTATGATCagcttccaaaagaaagatctgaTCGGCCTCGACATGCCACATAATGATGCCTTTGTCATCAGCATTCAAATCGCCCAGGCCATGGTCGACCGAATCTACGCAGATGAGTGCAGCGCAGCCAATATCCTGCAATTGGTGGTCATCCAACAGATGGGCTTAGAGACAAAGATCAACAAATTAGCCAGATCGCTGACCGACTTTAATGGTGCAACAACGGTTACTGTGGGCACGATAGACCTCGACGTCTACTCCCCACCTGTAATCAGCTCACAAATATTCATGGTCATTAATGAAGTCTCACCCTACAACGGCATCTTAGACAGACCATGGATTGGCAAGATCAACGCCATCACCTCCGCCACACATCAGAAAATTCGGTACCCAATCCTTGGGGGCGGTGTTGGCCAAATCAACAGCGATCAAGCGATGGCAAGGAAATGCTCCGCCCAAAGGCTGAAGAAAAGCAAACATGTGCACTTCCTTCCTGTGAGCCAGGTAGATCTGAAGGAGGTTGAACAATTGAATCTTGCTTCCTTATAG
- the LOC117615606 gene encoding uncharacterized protein LOC117615606 produces the protein MEVYVDDMLVKAPKRADHIKNLAEAFSLLCQYRMKLNPNKCTFGVSSGRFLGYLVTQRGIEAHPRQIKAILEMKSPSTVKEIQSLTGRAATLNRFLSRSTDKCRPFFETLKKGQRDKSDEECEVAFHNLKTYLTSPPLLSKPTPGEDLFVYLAVFNSAQKAAINAQALANFVAEFTPSAEEEKLVNKKKESLKANGMSVEPSQPRDMWQLRINGASNQKEAGAGVVITTPDGTVLEQAITLGFLASNNEAEYEALLSSLRLAKELAIKKLAIYSDSQLITNQASGEYMAKHPRMILYLDKVQELLKAFPTFTIQQVRRAENAHVDPLASLGSALDTQFRRSILIEHLDRPSIKEIEPIDTIKIDEDPSWQDPIIDYLVNENLPADKSEARKVQQKAA, from the exons ATGGAGGTCTACGTGGATGACATGCTGGTGAAAGCCCCAAAACGTGCAGATCACATCAAAAATCTTGCTGAGGCATTCAGCCTGCTTTGCCAATATCGCATGAAGTTGAATCCGAATAAATGCACATTTGGTGTATCCTCAGGCCGATTCTTGGGATACCTAGTCACACAAAGAGGTATTGAGGCACACCCACGTCAAATCAAAGCCATTCTCGAGATGAAGTCGCCCTCCACGGTGAAGGAGATACAAAGTCTAACGGGTAGAGCAGCAACCCTCAATCGATTCCTCTCGAGATCAACTGATAAGTGCAGACCATTCTTCGAAACTTTGAAGAAAGGACAAAGAGACAAATCGGATGAGGAGTGCGAAGTAGCTTTCCATAATTTGAAGACTTATCTCACTTCACCTCCCCTGCTCTCAAAGCCAACCCCTGGCGAAGACTTGTTCGTGTACCTGGCAGTGTTCAACTCAGCT CAAAAAGCTGCAATAAACGCCCAGGCTTTAGCAAACTTCGTAGCAGAATTCACCCCATCGGCCGAAGAAGAGAAATTagtcaacaaaaagaaggaaagtttAAAAGCAAATGGGATGTCCGTTGAACCTAGCCAACCTAGAGACATGTGGCAATTGCGCATAAACGGGGCGTCGAACCAAAAGGAAGCTGGAGCTGGTGTCGTCATCACTACCCCAGATGGAACCGTGTTGGAGCAAGCTATCACGCTTGGCTTCCTGGCCTCGAACAACGAGGCAGAATACGAGGCATTGCTTTCCAGCTTGCGCTTGGCAAAGGAACTCGCAATCAAGAAGCTCGCTATCTACTCAGATTCCCAGTTGATCACAAACCAAGCCTCAGGTGAATACATGGCGAAGCACCCAAGGATGATCTTATACCTTGACAAAGTCCAAGAGCTATTGAAGGCTTTTCCTACCTTCACTATCCAACAAGTACGCCGGGCAGAGAACGCGCATGTAGACCCACTGGCAAGCCTAGGGTCAGCACTGGATACCCAGTTCAGACGTTCCATCCTAATCGAACACCTTGACCGACCAAGCATTAAAGAAATAGAGCCGATCGACACAATTAAGATTGACGAGGATCCCAGTTGGCAAGACCCCATCATCGACTACTTGGTGAATGAAAACTTGCCAGCGGACAAGTCCGAAGCTAGAAAGGTCCAGCAGAAGGCCGCGTGA